A single genomic interval of Oryza sativa Japonica Group chromosome 7, ASM3414082v1 harbors:
- the LOC107278115 gene encoding disease resistance protein PIK6-NP-like — translation MADIAFGAVNLVLGLIQDEARLLGRVREDLQFIMQEMESMNNVLRHIVANKGSTTAGDYQLRPWMKQVMELAFDSRNCVELYTQSGSARCGWLPWEMVARHRVVTRIRELKIQAREISERQARYGIAVSHHQLPVEVTTTMEPRDASVRPRNQRRTNAGSWNNPSRRAILEDGWYGDYGSVDEALSRLKPFTEYLYVEVKPPEELNSDDKQQPQPLLDGGNKHDDKEQPPPPVQSGGCVKLQPPLQSDGSDKQDDKVQPLPLQSDGGNKEQPPPLQSEGGDKEQPLPLQSEGGDKEQPLPLQSEGGDKEQPPPLQSEGGDKEQPPPLQSGGGIKQQQQLPQSDGDDQQPLLPQSDGGNKQQHIRVVIISVQDGMDEAAVGETMLKRYKSHWRNPWTDEELHVALQRPPILSEITKAMVDKLRHPKERETDNEAEDRQRLAKKLSNENVLLVLSGLNYPVLWHQVLELLSSTGCSDSAVILCTNDSKMAKYCCDSAKCGPPVIYSLVDIYLNRALALLPHRYDDRHLKGILCNILTQCCPDVFCMKMFLHALYYNPETTEHQLQVLNTSLGKEYTDHGRQDRIMAFCYQALPNNYKNCLWYSTVFTRGISMPDGVRRASLLRRWVAQGLITQVDQSSAEIEAGHCFEAMLRQKLIVPSGLSGARKVKSCTVHPVVADLIDRESSTVEDLLLNNQLPLDLDLLYSIRNGMQLHPANSNITRFLNSLSSTSRLLLTVLDLEGRKGLKANDLHTVCKIHKLKYLSLRNTDVAQLPKQIGQLRLLETLDIRGTRVQVFHTALPMLKHLLAGCIIVCPGKDIVKSKEFFSTVCVPRAVATMEKMEILSHVKVSNSATELNNIGDKLEHLKKLGVVLSGTKASLIDLFLQVDKLHRGLLSLSIRMDPPGNWDAIDAILLRPPKLLESLHICSIRSRLPPRIKELHHLAKITLRDTFLNQGALDVLSRLDGIRYLRLCYHSFAEGALRFWSFGNLMDLIIEDDIIISVTFGYRNPDKLEKIVWSFTHMEKLSGVRKLQSLTHLELKGGTCNPQNLEKLKRKVSEHSNGITFTLKLPENQSQ, via the coding sequence ATGGCCGACATAGCATTTGGCGCTGTCAACTTGGTGCTGGGCCTCATCCAGGACGAGGCCCGGCTGCTTGGCAGGGTCCGTGAGGACCTGCAGTTCATCATGCAAGAGATGGAGAGCATGAACAACGTGCTCCGCCACATCGTGGCCAACAAGGGGAGTACCACTGCCGGTGACTACCAGCTCCGCCCGTGGATGAAGCAGGTCATGGAGCTTGCATTCGATTCCAGAAATTGCGTTGAGCTCTACACGCAGTCTGGTAGCGCGCGTTGCGGTTGGCTGCCCTGGGAAATGGTAGCTCGCCACCGGGTCGTCACCCGGATCCGCGAGCTCAAGATCCAGGCACGCGAAATTAGTGAGAGGCAGGCGAGGTACGGCATTGCCGTTTCTCATCACCAGCTTCCCGTCGAGGTGACCACCACAATGGAGCCCAGGGATGCTAGTGTGAGGCCGCGCAACCAGAGGCGCACCAATGCTGGCAGCTGGAACAATCCTTCCCGGCGTGCCATACTCGAGGATGGCTGGTATGGCGACTACGGCAGCGTGGATGAGGCTCTCTCGCGGCTCAAGCCGTTCACAGAATATCTTTACGTTGAGGTGAAGCCACCGGAGGAGTTGAACAGCGACGAcaagcagcagccgcagcctcTGTTGGATGGCGGCAACAAGCATGATGACAAGgagcagccaccgccgcctgtgCAATCGGGAGGCTGTGTCAAGCTGCAGCCACCACTCCAGTCTGACGGCAGCGACAAGCAGGATGACAAGGTCCAGCCACTGCCACTGCAGTCAGATGGCGGCAACAaggagcagccgccgcctctgcaGTCGGAGGGTGGTGACAAGGAGCAGCCGCTGCCTCTGCAGTCGGAGGGTGGTGACAAGGAGCAGCCGCTGCCTCTGCAGTCGGAGGGTGGCGACAAGGAGCAGCCGCCACCTCTGCAGTCGGAGGGTGGTGACAaggagcagccgccgcctctgcaGTCGGGAGGCGGcatcaagcagcagcagcaactgcCCCAGTCGGATGGTGATGACCAGCAGCCGCTGCTGCCCCAGTCGGACGGTGGCAACAAGCAGCAGCATATCAGGGTCGTCATAATCAGTGTGCAAGATGGCATGGATGAAGCTGCTGTTGGAGAGACCATGCTCAAGCGTTACAAGAGTCACTGGCGTAATCCATGGACTGATGAGGAGCTCCACGTTGCTCTCCAACGACCTCCGATTCTCTCGGAGATTACAAAGGCCATGGTTGACAAGCTGAGACACCCGAAAGAAAGGGAGACAGACAATGAGGCAGAAGACAGGCAGAGGCTTGCCAAGAAATTGAGCAATGAAAATGTGCTGCTTGTTCTTTCCGGTTTGAATTACCCAGTGTTATGGCATCAGGTCCTGGAATTGTTGAGCTCGACGGGTTGCTCTGACAGTGCAGTAATACTCTGCACAAATGATAGTAAGATGGCAAAATATTGCTGTGACTCTGCCAAATGTGGGCCTCCGGTAATCTACTCTCTCGTTGATATTTACCTCAACAGAGCGCTCGCCCTGCTTCCCCACAGATACGATGACAGACACTTGAAAGGAATTTTGTGCAATATCCTCACCCAATGCTGCCCTGATGTCTTCTGCATGAAGATGTTCCTCCATGCCCTCTACTACAATCCTGAAACGACGGAACACCAGTTGCAGGTCCTGAATACAAGCCTTGGTAAAGAATATACAGATCATGGGAGGCAGGACAGAATAATGGCCTTCTGCTACCAAGCACTGCCAAATAATTACAAGAACTGCTTATGGTATTCAACCGTTTTCACCCGTGGAATCAGCATGCCCGATGGCGTCCGAAGAGCAAGTTTACTAAGACGATGGGTTGCCCAAGGCTTGATTACCCAAGTGGATCAGTCGAGTGCAGAGATTGAAGCTGGGCACTGTTTCGAAGCCATGCTCAGACAGAAGCTTATTGTTCCTTCTGGACTCAGCGGTGCACGTAAGGTAAAGAGCTGCACTGTGCATCCTGTGGTTGCCGATTTGATAGACAGGGAGTCTTCGACAGTTGAGGACCTATTGCTCAACAACCAGTTGCCACTTGACTTGGATCTCCTCTACTCAATCCGGAACGGCATGCAACTCCATCCGGCTAACTCTAATATCACAAGGTTCTTGAACTCACTTTCCAGCACTTCAAGGTTGCTGCTGACTGTACTCGATTTGGAAGGTCGTAAGGGCCTCAAGGCAAACGACCTCCATACCGTATGCAAGATTCACAAACTCAAGTATCTAAGTCTCCGGAACACAGATGTTGCCCAACTGCCCAAGCAAATAGGTCAGCTGAGGCTCTTAGAGACACTTGACATCCGAGGAACAAGGGTACAGGTGTTCCACACAGCGCTGCCAATGCTAAAGCACCTGCTTGCTGGGTGCATTATTGTCTGCCCAGGCAAAGACATTGTCAAGTCCAAGGAATTCTTCTCCACTGTCTGCGTGCCTCGTGCTGTTGCAACTATGGAAAAGATGGAGATATTGTCCCATGTCAAAGTTTCCAACAGTGCTACAGAACTGAACAACATTGGTGACAAACTCGAGCACCTGAAGAAGCTGGGTGTGGTTCTATCTGGCACGAAAGCTAGCTTGATAGATTTATTCCTTCAGGTTGACAAACTCCATAGAGGTCTTCTGTCCTTGTCAATCCGAATGGATCCACCGGGTAACTGGGATGCTATTGATGCTATTTTACTGAGACCTCCAAAGCTTCTGGAGAGCCTACACATCTGTAGCATCAGAAGCAGGTTGCCTCCCAGGATCAAGGAGCTCCATCACCTTGCCAAGATAACTCTACGTGACACCTTTTTGAATCAGGGCGCCCTCGATGTACTTAGCAGGCTCGATGGCATACGCTATCTCAGGCTTTGCTACCATTCATTTGCAGAAGGCGCTCTCCGGTTCTGGAGTTTTGGGAATCTCATGGACCTTATCATTGAAGATGATATTATTATCAGCGTCACCTTTGGTTACCGAAACCCTGATAAGCTTGAAAAGATAGTTTGGTCCTTCACTCACATGGAGAAGCTTTCAGGGGTCCGTAAGCTGCAGAGTCTCACACACCTCGAACTCAAGGGGGGAACGTGCAACCCGCAGAATCtggaaaaactgaaaagaaaagtCAGTGAACACAGCAATGGTATTACTTTCACGCTCAAACTACCTGAGAATCAAAGTCAGTGA